In the genome of Myroides phaeus, one region contains:
- a CDS encoding PLP-dependent cysteine synthase family protein has protein sequence MKEEIQAYDNVLSFVGNTPLVKLPKATAKLEGNFYGKVEAFNAGHSAKDRIALHIIETAEKKGILKPGDTIVETTSGNTGFSIAMVSAIKGYKCVLSVSDKSSPDKIDMLRAMGATVYVCPANVAADDPRSYYEVAKRVHKELPGSIYINQYFNELNTEAHYLSTGPEIWNQTNGKITHFVCCSGTGGTISGTARFLKEMNPNVKVLGVDAYGSVLKKYHETGELDPNEIAPYKIEGLGKNLIPTATDFSVIDKFMKVTDKDAAQAARELARTEGLFLGYTSGAVLQATRQYAAEGEFDKDSVVVMLFPDHGSRYMSKIYSDSWMEQQGFLDGEPKNEINYVK, from the coding sequence ATGAAAGAAGAGATTCAAGCGTATGATAATGTATTGTCTTTTGTAGGAAATACACCTTTAGTAAAATTGCCAAAAGCAACTGCTAAGTTAGAAGGAAACTTCTACGGAAAAGTGGAGGCTTTTAACGCAGGGCATTCTGCAAAAGATAGAATTGCTTTACATATCATTGAAACAGCTGAGAAGAAAGGGATTTTAAAACCTGGAGATACGATTGTAGAAACTACTTCTGGTAACACTGGATTTAGTATTGCAATGGTAAGCGCTATTAAGGGATACAAATGTGTGTTGTCTGTTAGTGATAAATCATCTCCGGATAAAATCGATATGTTACGTGCAATGGGAGCTACAGTTTATGTATGTCCTGCTAACGTAGCGGCTGATGACCCTCGTTCATATTACGAAGTTGCAAAACGCGTACATAAAGAATTACCTGGTTCTATTTATATCAACCAATATTTTAATGAGTTGAATACGGAGGCTCATTATTTATCTACTGGTCCTGAAATATGGAACCAAACAAATGGTAAGATTACACACTTTGTTTGTTGTTCTGGTACTGGTGGTACTATTTCTGGTACTGCAAGGTTCTTAAAGGAAATGAATCCTAACGTAAAAGTATTAGGTGTTGATGCTTATGGTTCTGTATTGAAAAAATACCACGAAACAGGTGAGTTAGACCCTAATGAGATTGCTCCTTATAAAATTGAGGGATTAGGTAAAAACCTTATTCCTACTGCGACTGACTTTTCTGTAATCGACAAGTTTATGAAAGTGACAGATAAGGATGCTGCACAAGCTGCTCGTGAATTAGCACGTACAGAAGGATTGTTTTTAGGGTATACTTCTGGTGCTGTGTTACAAGCAACAAGACAATATGCTGCTGAAGGTGAGTTTGACAAGGATAGCGTTGTTGTAATGTTATTCCCAGACCACGGTTCTCGTTATATGAGTAAAATTTATAGCGACTCTTGGATGGAGCAACAAGGTTTCTTAGATGGAGAACCTAAAAATGAAATCAACTACGTAAAGTAA